In Ostrea edulis chromosome 4, xbOstEdul1.1, whole genome shotgun sequence, a single window of DNA contains:
- the LOC125669473 gene encoding uncharacterized protein LOC125669473, with amino-acid sequence MKSVKDLRSLSWISVDSSSITEDLLMNDSGFFAVEHDDCRQSGWSGRTRSTSPDTDNNPSPFAPTTWSIGASSSNNGGNATTCRYVASPFAFGMPWETIEDLQVSHSEGTSRSAFSSTSSSSSSPTRFQDLGFPSHPPVFPEKEEPFDCATSTPLEPDSQPPPEYINLMKAYHEWNRYKQRKSSNCHKTLTIPKPFHIEEEKEKGCVLCKKNCKPRSFYSTHVLKDNNGVVICPILRDFTCPRCGATGDVAHTLRHCPIARMQNHI; translated from the exons ATGAAGTCAGTGAAAG ATTTGAGATCTCTCAGCTGGATAAGTGTGGATTCatcctccatcacagaagaccTGTTGATGAACGACAGTGGATTTTTCGCAGTGGAGCACGATGACTGTAGGCAAAGCGGATGGTCCGGTAGGACAAGGTCTACAAGTCCCGACACTGACAACAACCCCTCTCCATTTGCACCGACCACGTGGAGTATTGGAGCGTCTAGCAGCAACAATGGCGGGAACGCCACCACCTGTCGTTATGTGGCCAGTCCATTTGCGTTTGGGATGCCATGGGAGACCATAGAAGACTTGCAAGTCTCCCACAGTGAAGGGACCAGTAGGTCTGCCTTCTCCTCCACCTCATCCTCTTCATCGTCTCCCACGAGATTTCAGGACCTCGGATTTCCTTCCCATCCACCGGTGTTCCCTGAAAAGGAAGAACCGTTTGACTGTGCCACATCTACACCACTGGAACCCGACAGTCAGCCACCACCAGAGTACATCAACCTGATGAAGGCCTATCATGAGTGGAATAGATACAAGCAGAGGAAATCTTCTAACTGCCACAAAACGCTTACCATTCCAAAGCCGTTCCACATTGAGGAGGAAAAAGAAAAAGGGTGCGTCTTGTGCAAGAAGAACTGCAAACCCCGTTCCTTCTACTCCACCCATGTGCTGAAGGACAACAACGGAGTGGTCATTTGTCCAATTCTTCGGGATTTCACCTGTCCCAGGTGTGGTGCTACAGGAGACGTTGCACACACTCTCCGCCATTGTCCCATAGCCAGGATGCAAAACCACATATAA